In Rhodothermus sp., one DNA window encodes the following:
- a CDS encoding sigma-70 family RNA polymerase sigma factor, protein MSDLSPTSPAYDLEALKRGDPAAFEALVRAESPRLFRFLLRMLGEEEAAKHVMQETFLQAFYRINTFRGDARLTTWLYGIALNQARVLLRKNRRYAPMEEADLDRLQPAFSQGMYAQRYRPWPPDVLVAREDLRRLVREAIDRLPDNYREIILLRDIEGFSTEEVAQLLKLSEGAVRVRLHRARQALRALLSPYIEPEDL, encoded by the coding sequence GTGTCCGATCTTTCCCCAACATCCCCTGCGTATGACCTGGAGGCACTGAAACGAGGTGATCCGGCCGCCTTTGAGGCCCTGGTACGTGCAGAAAGTCCACGACTGTTTCGCTTTCTGCTGCGGATGTTGGGGGAAGAGGAGGCCGCAAAGCATGTTATGCAGGAAACTTTCCTGCAGGCATTTTACCGGATCAATACGTTCCGAGGCGATGCGCGGTTGACGACCTGGCTCTACGGCATTGCCCTGAATCAGGCACGGGTGCTGTTGCGCAAGAACCGACGTTATGCTCCCATGGAAGAGGCAGACCTGGATCGGTTGCAGCCGGCCTTTTCTCAGGGGATGTATGCCCAGCGCTATCGGCCCTGGCCACCGGATGTGCTGGTAGCACGTGAGGATCTGCGCCGACTGGTCCGGGAAGCCATTGACCGGCTACCGGACAACTACCGGGAAATCATATTGCTACGTGACATCGAGGGGTTTTCTACCGAAGAGGTGGCGCAACTGTTGAAGCTGAGCGAAGGAGCCGTTCGCGTGCGTTTGCACCGGGCCCGGCAGGCATTGCGGGCACTCCTCAGCCCCTATATCGAACCAGAGGATCTATGA
- the flgG gene encoding flagellar basal-body rod protein FlgG, producing the protein MLRALRTAALGMNAQQTNVDNIAHNLANVNTTGFKNARVVFQDLLYQTVQTPGQEEAEGLTPPASLQLGSGVAVVATVRQFTQGSLVETGNALDLAINGDGFFQIRRPDGSIVYTRDGTFTLNADGTFVTQTGLPLEPELSVPPDTVEIHISQDGVVSVRLQGETERVEIGQLELARFPNPAGLRAIGGNLYEQTEASGFPILGPPGEEGFGTIRQGFLEAANVDVVQEMVNLITAQRAYEINSKMVTTTEEMLQMASQMKR; encoded by the coding sequence ATGCTGCGCGCACTCCGCACTGCTGCGCTGGGCATGAATGCCCAGCAGACCAATGTCGACAACATTGCACATAACCTGGCCAATGTCAACACGACAGGCTTCAAAAACGCCCGGGTCGTGTTCCAGGACCTCCTGTACCAGACGGTTCAGACGCCGGGCCAGGAAGAAGCAGAAGGACTCACCCCACCGGCTTCCCTGCAACTGGGCAGCGGGGTGGCCGTCGTGGCTACTGTACGCCAGTTCACCCAGGGTAGCCTGGTAGAAACCGGCAACGCGCTGGATCTGGCCATTAATGGCGATGGCTTTTTCCAGATCCGGCGTCCAGATGGCAGCATTGTCTACACACGTGACGGCACGTTCACGCTAAACGCCGACGGCACTTTTGTCACCCAGACCGGCCTCCCGCTGGAACCCGAGCTGAGCGTGCCCCCCGATACGGTCGAGATTCACATCAGCCAGGACGGGGTGGTGTCGGTCCGTCTACAGGGCGAAACGGAACGTGTAGAGATCGGCCAGCTTGAGCTGGCACGTTTTCCGAATCCGGCCGGTCTGCGGGCCATCGGCGGGAACCTGTACGAGCAGACCGAAGCCAGCGGCTTTCCTATCTTAGGCCCCCCCGGTGAAGAGGGCTTTGGAACGATCAGACAGGGCTTTCTGGAAGCAGCCAACGTGGACGTTGTGCAGGAGATGGTCAACCTGATCACGGCTCAGCGCGCCTACGAGATCAATTCGAAGATGGTCACCACCACCGAAGAAATGCTTCAGATGGCCAGCCAGATGAAACGATGA
- a CDS encoding flagellar basal body L-ring protein FlgH, translated as MRTILPLLNLLLLLNLPAVAQSSLYADFRAVRPGDVITVILAERTAAQRESNYEHLANAKVGGAGAVSGTLGGRFSADATFVRESKANNETFQRDLLEGTITALVIGIDSTTGNLLIRGERKLNINGVTHLMRISGTVRPYDVRYDNTVFSYQIANARIEYRQSGLPRKFFRPGLLTRLGALALIGAAIALGVQ; from the coding sequence ATGCGTACGATCTTGCCCTTGTTGAACCTGCTCTTACTGCTCAACCTGCCGGCTGTAGCCCAGTCGTCCCTGTATGCCGATTTTCGCGCAGTGCGACCGGGCGACGTCATTACTGTCATTCTGGCTGAACGTACGGCTGCCCAGCGCGAAAGCAATTACGAACACCTGGCCAATGCCAAGGTTGGTGGAGCCGGCGCTGTAAGCGGCACGCTGGGCGGACGTTTTAGCGCCGACGCCACGTTCGTACGCGAAAGCAAAGCCAATAACGAAACCTTCCAGCGTGACCTGCTGGAAGGTACCATTACGGCCCTCGTGATCGGCATCGACTCGACTACGGGCAACCTGCTGATCCGAGGCGAACGCAAACTTAACATCAATGGCGTTACCCACCTGATGCGTATCTCCGGCACGGTACGCCCTTACGACGTACGCTACGACAACACGGTGTTTTCCTACCAGATTGCCAATGCCCGCATCGAATACCGGCAAAGTGGACTCCCCCGCAAATTTTTCCGCCCGGGCCTCCTTACTCGTCTGGGCGCTCTGGCCCTGATCGGTGCTGCTATTGCCCTCGGTGTTCAGTAA
- a CDS encoding citrate synthase, which translates to MPTARLILDDTTIELPVLEGTEGERAIDIRKLRSQTGYITYDPGLANTGSCQSRITFINGEAGILRYRGYAIEDLVAHSSFVEVSYLLIYGELPTRAQLEQFQDRLTRHSLLHEDMKKFFEGYPPSAHPMSVLSAMVASLSTYYPDSADPEITELNMIRLLAKLKTIAAFSFKKSIGQPYVYPRNDLSYTADFLHMMFAVPSEPYEVPPLFEKVLDVLLILHADHEQNCSTSTVRMVGSSGADLFASISAGISALSGPLHGGANQAVIRMLEAIHQDGGNYQKYLAKAKDPNDPFRLMGFGHRVYKNFDPRARLIKKLVDQVFNEMGIHDPLLEIAQKLEEAALQDEYFIERKLYPNIDFYSGILYRAMGIPTNMYTVLFAMGRLPGWIAQWKEMREDPHTRIYRPRQIYQGAPYRPYVPLEARG; encoded by the coding sequence ATGCCTACCGCCCGACTGATCCTTGACGACACGACCATCGAGCTGCCTGTCCTTGAAGGTACCGAAGGCGAACGGGCCATTGATATTCGCAAGCTTCGGAGCCAGACCGGCTATATCACGTACGATCCTGGTCTGGCCAACACCGGTTCGTGCCAGAGCCGCATTACGTTCATTAATGGTGAGGCCGGAATTCTGCGTTATCGGGGCTATGCGATCGAAGACCTGGTGGCGCACTCTTCGTTTGTGGAGGTCAGCTATTTGCTCATCTATGGTGAGTTACCCACCCGCGCTCAGCTGGAGCAGTTTCAGGATCGCCTGACCCGCCACAGTCTGCTCCACGAAGACATGAAAAAGTTCTTCGAGGGCTATCCACCCAGCGCGCACCCGATGAGCGTCCTGTCGGCCATGGTGGCCTCGCTCTCAACCTATTATCCAGATTCGGCGGATCCGGAAATTACCGAGCTCAACATGATCCGCCTGTTGGCCAAGCTGAAGACGATCGCTGCTTTTTCTTTTAAGAAATCCATTGGCCAGCCCTACGTCTACCCACGCAATGATCTCAGCTACACGGCGGACTTCCTGCACATGATGTTCGCTGTACCTTCGGAGCCTTATGAAGTACCGCCGCTTTTCGAGAAAGTGCTGGACGTACTGCTCATCCTGCATGCCGACCACGAGCAGAACTGTAGCACCTCGACCGTACGCATGGTGGGCAGCAGTGGAGCCGACCTGTTTGCCTCTATCTCGGCTGGTATCAGTGCGCTTTCTGGACCGTTGCACGGAGGAGCCAATCAGGCGGTTATCCGGATGCTGGAAGCCATTCATCAGGATGGCGGCAATTATCAGAAATATCTTGCCAAAGCCAAAGATCCGAACGATCCTTTTCGGCTGATGGGTTTTGGCCACCGCGTTTACAAGAACTTTGACCCGCGGGCCCGGCTGATTAAGAAGCTGGTCGATCAGGTCTTCAACGAAATGGGCATCCACGATCCGCTGCTGGAAATTGCCCAGAAGTTGGAAGAAGCGGCCCTGCAGGACGAATACTTCATTGAGCGAAAGCTCTACCCGAACATCGACTTCTATAGCGGCATCCTGTACCGGGCGATGGGCATCCCGACCAACATGTACACCGTACTGTTTGCTATGGGCCGTCTGCCCGGCTGGATTGCCCAGTGGAAGGAGATGCGGGAGGACCCGCACACGCGCATTTACCGGCCGCGCCAGATTTATCAGGGCGCCCCTTATCGGCCCTACGTACCCCTTGAGGCACGGGGCTAA
- a CDS encoding tetratricopeptide repeat protein, giving the protein MREELKTQLLKGEDLFLKGAYTQALQTFEAVLQKDPENPYALNDAGLTYAELGQLEKAVECFERALQADPRHENAFFNLIDQLLRYNQFDLAIETFLRYQEGIPDSEQKRKYEKDLARAARKQWEATLNAHPGIYLGEPTEPGRQVLKVAFVCGPHTRFIFDIEERLARRHHVRVYHFTEQVELSKIQEALDWADVVWFEWCDRILVEASQHLEKRAAVVCRLHSREIFADFPRQVNWDFVDRLVFVAPHMQQLFEAYFPLAAYQVDKTVIPNGVDLERFAFKERQPGFNLAYVGYINSRENPVLLLQCIHRLVQEDKRYRLFVAGIHQDWCFEVYWQHMIQAMGLQDHVIMEGWVEDIDAWLEDKHYLISTSVHEGCPYNILEAAACGLKPVVHHFRGAEQLFPASWLFRSVDEFVHLIRAEEYDSWRYRDWIAQRFNQTAQIEAIEALLTTLKLPSTPLHGVNGTSKKQEVHPYDGNAWVEIATWKSYLTGAAFDNGLRVTIARPGAPLVYRQDLLKHLVTDRAILDVGCADHAPLIEQKLHQGRWVHAELAHVARRCIGLDVDEEAIAVARRFGYTIYRHNVLTDPVPEALKAEHWDYMVLGEVLEHIGNPVAFLEQIHQKYQDLVDRLILTVPNALKWLNYQAARQHLEIINSDHRFWFTPYTLCKVVSEAGFEVERFCFAQGPGPVSGRMHTLLEQYPALRDHIVLIAAF; this is encoded by the coding sequence ATGCGCGAAGAGCTAAAGACCCAGTTGCTGAAAGGAGAAGATCTGTTTCTGAAAGGCGCTTACACCCAGGCCCTGCAGACGTTCGAGGCGGTACTGCAGAAGGATCCTGAGAATCCCTATGCCCTGAACGATGCAGGGTTGACGTATGCCGAGTTGGGCCAATTGGAGAAAGCCGTCGAGTGCTTCGAGCGAGCATTGCAGGCAGATCCCCGCCATGAAAATGCCTTTTTCAACCTGATCGACCAGCTGCTTCGATATAATCAATTCGACCTGGCTATCGAGACGTTTCTACGTTACCAGGAAGGGATCCCCGATAGTGAGCAGAAACGCAAGTATGAAAAGGATCTGGCACGCGCTGCGCGCAAGCAGTGGGAAGCGACACTGAATGCCCATCCCGGCATCTATCTGGGCGAACCGACCGAACCCGGTCGGCAGGTGCTCAAGGTCGCCTTCGTATGCGGTCCGCACACGCGGTTCATTTTTGATATAGAAGAACGGCTGGCCCGACGCCACCACGTACGCGTGTACCATTTTACAGAGCAGGTGGAGCTGTCGAAGATTCAGGAGGCGCTGGACTGGGCCGATGTTGTCTGGTTTGAATGGTGCGATCGAATCCTGGTGGAGGCCAGTCAGCATTTAGAAAAACGCGCGGCCGTCGTCTGTCGGTTGCACAGCCGTGAGATTTTCGCTGATTTTCCTCGACAGGTGAACTGGGATTTTGTGGACCGACTGGTATTTGTGGCGCCCCACATGCAGCAACTCTTTGAGGCATATTTTCCTCTCGCCGCCTATCAGGTAGACAAAACGGTTATTCCGAACGGCGTTGATCTGGAGCGATTTGCCTTTAAGGAGCGTCAACCCGGGTTCAATCTGGCCTATGTGGGATACATCAACTCTCGGGAAAATCCAGTTCTGTTGCTTCAGTGTATTCATAGATTAGTGCAGGAGGATAAGCGGTATCGTTTGTTCGTAGCCGGTATTCATCAGGATTGGTGTTTTGAGGTATACTGGCAGCACATGATCCAGGCCATGGGGCTTCAGGATCATGTGATCATGGAGGGATGGGTGGAAGATATTGATGCCTGGTTGGAGGATAAGCACTACCTGATTTCGACCAGTGTGCATGAAGGGTGTCCGTACAACATTCTGGAAGCTGCTGCCTGTGGCCTCAAGCCTGTAGTGCATCATTTTCGAGGAGCAGAACAGCTATTCCCTGCGTCGTGGTTGTTCCGAAGTGTGGATGAATTTGTTCACCTGATTCGGGCGGAGGAGTATGACAGCTGGAGGTATCGAGATTGGATAGCTCAGCGTTTCAACCAGACGGCACAGATCGAAGCGATTGAGGCGCTGCTTACGACCCTGAAGTTGCCGAGTACTCCGTTGCATGGAGTCAACGGGACCTCTAAAAAGCAGGAGGTGCACCCATATGATGGGAATGCATGGGTCGAGATTGCTACCTGGAAGTCGTACCTGACAGGCGCAGCATTTGACAATGGGCTCAGGGTGACCATTGCGCGTCCCGGAGCACCGCTGGTCTACCGGCAAGACTTGTTGAAGCATCTGGTGACAGATCGGGCGATCTTGGATGTGGGGTGTGCCGATCATGCTCCGTTGATTGAACAGAAACTGCATCAGGGACGCTGGGTGCATGCCGAGCTGGCGCATGTAGCCCGTCGATGCATTGGGTTAGACGTAGACGAAGAAGCCATTGCAGTAGCGCGCCGGTTCGGGTATACGATTTACCGGCACAACGTGCTCACCGATCCGGTGCCTGAAGCGCTGAAGGCGGAGCATTGGGATTACATGGTCCTGGGCGAAGTGCTGGAACACATTGGGAATCCCGTGGCTTTTCTGGAACAGATCCATCAGAAGTATCAAGATCTGGTAGACCGTCTGATTCTTACCGTACCGAACGCGCTGAAGTGGCTGAATTATCAAGCTGCTCGTCAGCATCTGGAAATCATCAACTCCGATCATCGCTTCTGGTTTACGCCGTATACGCTTTGCAAAGTCGTCAGTGAGGCAGGCTTTGAAGTGGAGCGATTCTGCTTTGCTCAAGGGCCCGGGCCAGTGAGTGGTCGCATGCACACGTTGTTAGAGCAGTACCCGGCTTTGCGTGATCATATTGTGCTCATTGCGGCATTTTAA
- a CDS encoding zinc-dependent peptidase yields the protein MQIVRPITVWFYGVLALVLGGLTGLVGLRAGIGSWPGGIVAVGVLLVGSRRPLQRWRLARRPFPAAWRRWLDAHVPFYRALNTEGRRRFERDVQFFLAEQRFEGVGVEVTDELRLAVAAGAALLLHGRPDWEWPARRTILFYADRFDEDYYEDTTGEFDGMAHAQGPIILSVKAVKEGWAVPDDGSNVVLHELAHVFDFGDLEADGMPTLLDPASAEAWRRLIRQEMVRIRQGRSLLRPYAATNAAEFFAVAVENFFERPDLLAHRHPALFAALKAFFNLDPRYPGLS from the coding sequence ATGCAGATTGTACGGCCCATTACGGTGTGGTTTTATGGAGTGCTGGCGTTGGTCCTGGGGGGGCTGACAGGCCTGGTCGGACTACGTGCAGGAATTGGAAGCTGGCCGGGTGGGATAGTGGCAGTGGGCGTGTTGCTGGTAGGAAGCCGAAGGCCACTTCAGCGCTGGCGCCTGGCCCGTCGCCCCTTTCCAGCAGCCTGGCGTCGGTGGCTGGATGCGCATGTGCCATTCTATCGGGCGCTCAATACGGAAGGACGTCGCCGCTTTGAACGGGACGTGCAGTTTTTCTTGGCTGAACAGCGGTTTGAAGGGGTGGGCGTTGAGGTCACCGATGAGCTCCGACTGGCCGTGGCTGCCGGTGCTGCGCTGCTGTTGCATGGACGGCCCGACTGGGAATGGCCTGCACGGCGCACCATTCTGTTTTATGCCGACCGGTTCGACGAAGATTACTACGAGGACACTACCGGCGAATTTGACGGTATGGCCCATGCCCAGGGGCCGATCATTCTTTCGGTGAAAGCTGTTAAGGAAGGATGGGCTGTGCCTGATGATGGCAGCAATGTGGTGCTACACGAACTGGCGCATGTGTTCGATTTTGGCGACCTGGAGGCCGACGGGATGCCGACGCTCCTGGACCCGGCCTCGGCTGAAGCCTGGCGACGGCTGATCCGGCAGGAGATGGTAAGGATCCGGCAGGGACGTTCGCTCCTGAGACCCTATGCTGCCACAAATGCAGCCGAATTTTTTGCCGTGGCCGTGGAAAACTTTTTCGAGCGTCCCGACCTACTGGCGCACCGTCACCCTGCGCTTTTTGCCGCACTGAAGGCTTTCTTCAATCTGGATCCTCGCTATCCGGGCCTCTCGTAA
- a CDS encoding response regulator transcription factor: MKKRILIVDDHPLVRKGLALTLEAEPDLEVCGQAASAEEALGMLDEVRPDLVIVDISLPGMSGLELIKHLHVWNPELPVLIISRHDEALYAERAIRAGARGYVMKVEAVDVIVRAVRRVLAGGLYVSEEVSERLLMSMAGHRRSAGQSPLELLSDRELEVFELTGRGLSTREIAERLHLSVKTVESYRARIKAKLGLRNAAELMQHAVQWVENERST; encoded by the coding sequence ATGAAAAAACGGATCTTGATCGTCGATGACCACCCGCTGGTCCGCAAAGGACTGGCCCTGACGCTGGAGGCCGAGCCCGATCTGGAGGTGTGCGGACAGGCTGCTTCTGCGGAAGAAGCGCTGGGTATGCTGGACGAAGTGCGGCCTGATCTGGTTATCGTGGACATTTCGTTGCCGGGCATGAGCGGTCTGGAGTTGATCAAGCATCTGCATGTCTGGAATCCAGAGCTGCCTGTACTGATTATTTCCCGGCACGACGAGGCGCTGTATGCAGAGCGAGCGATCCGGGCCGGCGCGCGGGGCTACGTGATGAAGGTTGAGGCCGTCGACGTTATCGTCAGGGCCGTACGCCGGGTACTGGCAGGCGGACTCTATGTAAGCGAAGAAGTCAGTGAGCGCCTGCTGATGAGCATGGCCGGTCATCGACGGTCAGCCGGCCAGTCGCCTCTTGAGCTGCTCAGCGATCGGGAGCTGGAAGTGTTTGAGTTGACCGGACGAGGACTCAGCACCCGGGAGATCGCCGAACGGCTGCACCTTTCCGTCAAAACCGTCGAGTCTTACCGGGCGCGCATTAAAGCCAAACTGGGCCTACGCAATGCGGCCGAGCTCATGCAGCACGCCGTGCAATGGGTAGAGAACGAACGTTCGACCTGA
- a CDS encoding flagellar hook basal-body protein, translating to MLLRLQNAAASMTEAIRQQERLANNLANVNTAGFKQERFFVEALNERLDVERSPRSDRRLTQWNDMAQGAFEYTGNPLDVAIEGDGFFVVTDETTGATFYTRAGQFRLDAEGYLRTIDGLLVEGRDGPIQILPHERNRSLSISQDGVLRADEREVARLLLVRFARPEALQRVEGARFAAPDQEPLPIESPHLRPGFLESSNVNPVLAMTEMIEHFHRFATQQKVIQTTDQLLGAITRELGKF from the coding sequence ATGCTGCTACGTTTGCAAAATGCTGCAGCCTCAATGACCGAAGCCATCCGTCAGCAGGAACGCCTGGCCAACAACCTGGCCAACGTCAACACGGCTGGTTTCAAGCAGGAACGGTTCTTTGTAGAGGCGCTGAATGAACGCCTCGACGTCGAACGTTCACCCCGCAGCGACCGTCGCCTGACGCAGTGGAATGACATGGCCCAGGGGGCTTTCGAGTACACCGGTAATCCCCTGGACGTGGCCATTGAAGGAGACGGATTCTTTGTGGTCACCGACGAGACCACAGGGGCCACCTTCTATACACGGGCCGGTCAGTTCCGCCTGGATGCCGAAGGCTACCTGCGCACGATTGATGGTCTGCTCGTCGAAGGTAGAGACGGCCCGATTCAAATCTTGCCCCATGAGCGCAACCGTTCGCTTTCGATCAGCCAGGACGGCGTGCTTCGCGCCGACGAGCGCGAAGTTGCCCGTCTGCTCCTGGTGCGCTTTGCCCGACCGGAAGCCCTGCAGCGCGTGGAAGGTGCTCGCTTTGCGGCTCCTGACCAGGAGCCACTCCCGATCGAGTCGCCTCATCTACGTCCCGGGTTTCTGGAAAGCAGCAATGTAAACCCGGTGCTTGCCATGACGGAAATGATCGAGCACTTTCACCGCTTCGCCACCCAGCAGAAGGTCATCCAGACCACCGACCAGCTGCTGGGCGCGATCACCCGTGAGCTCGGAAAATTCTAA
- a CDS encoding zf-HC2 domain-containing protein produces the protein MKAWLQRWLGRRRLTCEDVNRFLAAYLDGALDAHTRAAFEAHLQDCDDCQAYLDQYRKTIELVRQAADVPEPPPALIEHTLSFLRERLFEEPPSNA, from the coding sequence ATGAAAGCATGGTTGCAGAGATGGCTGGGCCGTCGTCGGCTCACCTGTGAAGACGTCAACCGTTTTCTGGCAGCCTATCTGGACGGCGCACTGGATGCGCATACGCGGGCTGCTTTTGAAGCCCACCTACAGGATTGCGACGACTGCCAGGCCTATCTGGATCAGTACCGGAAAACGATCGAGCTGGTCCGCCAGGCAGCCGACGTTCCCGAACCTCCACCCGCACTCATCGAACACACCTTATCCTTTCTGCGCGAACGGCTTTTTGAAGAGCCTCCTTCGAATGCATAG
- the flgA gene encoding flagellar basal body P-ring formation chaperone FlgA: MMLLLWTIGMLLGLGKLSAAEPVNVRLQQAIDSLLAEAFPALKGHLVPRLVRYQAVEASRFRLRLPPAVDDPTGSLQVEIWMPDRQGTWRKAGWALFYVARYDSVVVTRQMLQRNEPVDPAALEIAWLETTRLRTPPLTPARLRQLQQQGPLLAKRAVAAGQILRADDLRPPYAVQTGETVWMRYRRGSLVLRLRCQARAAGFIGEVIELYAPQTRATYRGRIVAPGLVEWIATLQP; this comes from the coding sequence ATGATGCTGCTGCTGTGGACCATCGGGATGTTGCTGGGGCTCGGGAAGCTGTCCGCCGCTGAACCGGTGAATGTACGGCTCCAGCAGGCGATCGACTCGCTGTTGGCCGAAGCGTTTCCAGCCCTCAAGGGCCATCTGGTACCCCGCCTGGTACGCTATCAGGCTGTCGAAGCCAGCCGCTTCCGGCTTCGCCTGCCTCCTGCCGTTGACGATCCCACGGGTTCCTTGCAGGTTGAGATCTGGATGCCTGATCGACAGGGCACGTGGCGTAAAGCTGGCTGGGCCCTGTTTTATGTAGCCCGCTACGACTCGGTTGTCGTTACCCGCCAGATGCTCCAACGCAACGAGCCGGTCGATCCAGCGGCCCTGGAAATCGCCTGGCTGGAGACGACGCGGCTGCGCACACCACCCCTGACGCCTGCCCGGCTTCGCCAGTTGCAACAGCAAGGTCCCTTGCTGGCCAAACGTGCTGTAGCGGCCGGACAGATCCTGCGCGCCGATGACCTCCGTCCTCCTTATGCCGTCCAGACCGGCGAAACTGTCTGGATGCGTTATCGGCGCGGCAGCCTCGTACTCCGCCTGCGTTGCCAGGCCCGCGCTGCGGGTTTTATTGGTGAAGTGATCGAGCTATATGCCCCGCAGACCCGGGCCACCTACCGGGGCCGCATCGTAGCCCCGGGCCTGGTCGAATGGATTGCCACCCTTCAACCTTAA
- a CDS encoding PAS domain S-box protein, which translates to MMPIQVGIWGASRSMGRHLSRLLREEGGVSVVFQLGTLPPAPDRLPHLLILFGYPEGLREQVEVVRATAGGEQVVLVAALSDRTTPESLDVLLGSGVDDLLDVGAPPALLKARLQLLVRRARARQRRWDIERELQVRVGQQAVVSELGRRALANMPLPLLLEYATERVAAALGVELAQVLRLLPEERELLLVAGYGWQEGLVGTCRVPAGTDSQAGYTLRAGGAVVVEDFARETRFARPELLQRHGVQAGLSVPIFVDGRSWGVLGAHTCRPRVFSHDDIHFLQAVAHVLATAIERQEHEEALRESEARYRAIVETAVDAIITIDETGQILLFNPAAERIFGYRAEEVIGQNISVLMPAPYREQHDRYLRNYLETGRRRIIGRGREVTGLRKDGTTFPMYLAVSEVRLPDRRLFTGIVRDLSETRRLEQEILRISDEERRSIGQDLHDGLGQMLTGMALISQSLARRLAAEGRPEARELEELTALIRQADQQARTLARGLIPVELEANGLQAALHRLTRQAEQLFGIRCIFQTEKEVPVADNLVATHLYRIVQEALNNAVRHGQAQTVTVMLAADDEALHLWVRDDGVGIPEELPATRGMGLRIMHYRARLLGGHLEIRRRREGGTEVHAVVPLTGRVLPADASQVLPESELIP; encoded by the coding sequence ATGATGCCGATACAGGTGGGAATCTGGGGCGCTTCGCGGAGCATGGGGCGACATTTGAGTCGGCTGCTTCGCGAGGAGGGTGGGGTGAGTGTTGTCTTCCAGCTGGGCACCTTACCGCCGGCTCCGGACAGGTTGCCGCATCTGCTCATCCTTTTTGGCTATCCGGAAGGGCTTCGGGAACAGGTCGAGGTGGTGCGGGCGACGGCCGGGGGTGAGCAAGTGGTGTTGGTCGCGGCGCTTTCAGATCGTACCACACCCGAATCGCTGGACGTTCTGCTCGGTTCGGGGGTTGATGATCTGCTGGATGTCGGGGCTCCGCCTGCCCTGCTGAAAGCACGGCTGCAGCTGCTGGTGCGACGGGCACGGGCCCGGCAACGTCGCTGGGACATTGAGCGTGAGCTCCAGGTGCGGGTCGGGCAGCAGGCCGTCGTGTCTGAGCTGGGCCGTCGGGCGCTTGCCAATATGCCGCTACCGTTACTGCTGGAATATGCTACAGAACGCGTGGCGGCTGCCCTGGGTGTTGAGCTGGCTCAGGTGCTCCGTTTGCTTCCTGAGGAACGCGAATTGTTGCTGGTGGCCGGTTATGGCTGGCAGGAGGGATTGGTGGGGACATGCCGCGTGCCGGCTGGCACCGACTCCCAGGCCGGCTATACATTGCGCGCTGGAGGGGCCGTCGTTGTGGAAGACTTTGCTCGAGAGACCCGCTTTGCCCGTCCGGAACTGCTCCAACGGCATGGCGTGCAGGCCGGTCTGAGCGTGCCCATCTTTGTCGATGGCCGTTCCTGGGGAGTACTGGGCGCGCATACCTGTCGTCCTCGGGTCTTTTCACATGACGACATTCATTTTTTGCAGGCAGTTGCGCATGTGCTGGCCACAGCGATCGAACGCCAGGAACACGAAGAAGCATTGCGCGAGAGTGAAGCGCGCTATCGCGCCATTGTGGAAACGGCTGTCGATGCCATCATCACCATTGATGAGACCGGTCAAATTTTGTTGTTTAATCCGGCTGCTGAACGCATTTTCGGCTATCGGGCCGAGGAAGTTATCGGGCAGAATATCTCGGTGCTGATGCCCGCACCCTATCGGGAGCAGCATGACCGCTACCTCCGCAATTATCTTGAGACCGGTCGTCGTCGCATCATCGGGCGTGGTCGGGAAGTGACCGGCTTGCGCAAAGACGGCACGACGTTTCCCATGTATCTGGCTGTCAGCGAGGTGCGTCTGCCCGATCGACGGCTATTTACAGGGATCGTACGCGATCTTTCGGAGACACGGCGGCTGGAACAGGAGATCCTGCGCATTAGCGACGAAGAACGACGTAGTATTGGCCAGGACCTGCACGATGGGCTCGGTCAGATGCTGACCGGAATGGCGCTTATCAGTCAGAGTCTGGCCCGTCGGCTGGCTGCCGAGGGACGGCCTGAAGCCCGCGAACTGGAAGAGCTGACAGCGTTGATTCGTCAGGCTGACCAGCAGGCCCGCACGCTGGCGCGCGGTCTGATTCCCGTCGAACTGGAGGCGAACGGCCTGCAGGCGGCGTTGCATCGCCTGACCCGTCAGGCCGAGCAGCTTTTCGGCATTCGCTGCATATTTCAAACAGAAAAAGAAGTACCTGTTGCCGACAACCTGGTCGCCACCCATCTGTATCGTATCGTGCAGGAAGCGCTAAACAATGCAGTGCGGCATGGACAGGCGCAGACGGTGACCGTCATGCTGGCGGCCGATGACGAGGCACTCCATCTGTGGGTACGTGATGATGGGGTGGGCATCCCGGAAGAGCTTCCAGCGACGCGTGGTATGGGCCTGCGTATCATGCACTACCGGGCACGTTTGCTGGGCGGTCATCTGGAAATCCGGCGGCGACGAGAGGGAGGCACCGAAGTGCATGCCGTCGTCCCCCTGACCGGCCGTGTGTTGCCAGCCGATGCTTCGCAGGTGCTTCCGGAAAGCGAACTGATCCCCTGA